The following proteins are encoded in a genomic region of Zea mays cultivar B73 chromosome 9, Zm-B73-REFERENCE-NAM-5.0, whole genome shotgun sequence:
- the LOC109942404 gene encoding BTB/POZ domain-containing protein At2g30600, whose amino-acid sequence MRSVEETKRSLTVAPFECAWGEELRFGEPGRGCITFEASAQNDVTLVFRHQLGSRHYHYKTDTSRHYTVILGSHRNKRLKIEVDGNTAVDVAAVGLCCSSSFQSYWISIYDGYISIGQGKHPSNNLLFQWLDPDPNPHVQYVGLSSWDKHVGYRNISLLPSAPPNSIFWTQIEYANVHPDADARDYVRKDNCGQRVLADFLENWDFSDAVFVVGTERKVVPAHKLVLCASGDFPFEIGDGATIVLPSASYPVLHSLLEYIYTGSTQIAEWLLSSLLELSSQFKVEPLMKCCKEIIDCLEVDKKPSDSGKILIVSKGRLQDHRFDSCPLKAPLNVQKVAEFLANGEHSDINIYVNGHGLVAKGHKLILSLWSVPLAKMFTNGMKESNAADIFFEDVPPKPFFLLLQFMYYGELKLDTGDITSVLVQLLLLADQFAITVLQFECCKRIMEYLSEDTVCSVLQAVSSIPSCKLLEEVCKRNFATHFDYCTTACTDFVSLDEATFKDILEHGDMTVTSEERVLDVILTWCMGACETFHWTSVDELLRTSTPEQLFGERLSAINTLLPLVRFPLMHLSILKRMERSNLANHIQAFRQLVAEAIEFSHAGQLMPTACECERFQHRRSSYKELQYISDGDSNGVIYYAGTSFGKHQWMNPVLTKNITVVASSPNSRHTDPKALVSKNYQGTCFAGPCVENGKRVSWWMVDIGQEHQLMCNYYTVRQDGSTAFMRSWAFQGSMDGRNWTSLRVHDSDPTVCYPGQFASWPIVGPAALLPFRFFRVALTGPAVGCTWNLCICFLELYGYFH is encoded by the exons ATGAGATCTGTGGAGGAGACCAAGAGATCTCTGACAGTTGCCCCCTTTGAGTGCGCGTGGGGCGAGGAGCTTCGCTTCGGGGAGCCTGGCCGTGGATGCATCACCTTCGAGGCGTCAGCCCAGAATGATGTCACTCTGGTCTTCCGCCACCAGCTTGGGAGCCGGCACTACCACTACAAGACGGACACCAGCCGCCACTACACCGTCATCCTGGGCAGCCATAGGAACAAGCGGCTCAAGATCGAAGTAGATGGAAACACTGCTGTTGATGTTGCTGCCGTCGGTCTCTGCTGCTCCTCGTCTTTCCAGAGCTACTGGATCAGCATCTATGACGGATACATAAGCATCGGCCAAGGAAAGCATCCAAGCAACAATCTCCTCTTCCAGTGGCTTGATCCTGATCCCAACCCACATGTTCAGTATGTCGGCCTATCCAGCTGGGACAAGCATGTAGGGTACAGAAACATAAGCCTTCTTCCATCAGCTCCCCCAAATAGCATATTTTGGACTCAAATTGAGTACGCCAATGTCCACCCGGATGCTGACGCCAGGGATTATGTGAGGAAAGATAATTGTGGTCAACGGGTACTTGCAGACTTTCTAGAGAACTGGGATTTCTCTGATGCCGTATTTGTCGTTGGCACTGAAAGAAAGGTCGTCCCTGCACACAAACTTGTCTTGTGTGCCTCTGGAGATTTCCCTTTTGAAATAGGGGATGGAGCTACCATTGTGCTTCCATCAGCATCCTACCCTGTTCTCCACTCTCTTCTTGAGTATATCTATACAGGTTCGACCCAG ATTGCTGAATGGCTACTAAGTTCTCTGCTGGAGTTAAGCTCACAGTTTAAAGTCGAACCACTGATGAAGTGTTGTAAAGAAATCATTGACTGTTTAGAAGTGGATAAGAAACCTTCTGATTCTGGAAAAATCTTAATAGTATCAAAAGGCAGACTCCAAGATCATAGATTTGACTCCTGTCCTCTCAAAGCGCCACTGAATGTGCAGAAAGTTGCAGAGTTCCTTGCAAATGGTGAACATAGTGATATAAATATCTATGTTAATGGACATGGTCTTGTCGCTAAGGGTCACAAGCTTATCCTTAGCCTGTGGAGCGTGCCTCTTGCCAAG ATGTTCACAAACGGGATGAAGGAAAGCAATGCCGCTGATATCTTTTTCGAAGATGTTCCTCCTAAAccattctttcttctccttcagTTTATGTACTACGGGGAACTTAAGTTGGATACTGGGGATATTACGTCAGTATTGGTTCAACTGCTTCTACTAGCAGATCAGTTCGCCATCACTGTTCTTCAGTTCGAATGCTGCAAACGAATAATGGAATATCTTTCAGAG GACACTGTATGTTCAGTCTTACAGGCAGTTTCATCAATCCCATCTTGTAAACTGCTTGAAGAAGTATGCAAGAGGAATTTTGCTACGCATTTTGATTATTGCACAACTGCTTGCACGGACTTTGTGTCATTAGATGAGGCAACATTTAAGGATATTCTTGAG CATGGTGATATGACAGTAACGTCGGAAGAGAGGGTTCTGGATGTCATTTTAACATGGTGCATGGGAGCTTGTGAAACTTTTCACTGGACTTCAGTAGATGAGCTGTTGAGAACTTCAACACCAGAGCAGCTCTTTGGGGAGAGGCTTTCCGCCATCAATACTTTGCTACCATTAGTGAGGTTCCCTTTGATGCACCTGTCTATACTAAAGAGG ATGGAGAGAAGTAATCTAGCAAACCACATACAAGCATTCAGACAGTTG GTTGCAGAGGCCATTGAATTCTCTCATGCTGGACAATTGATGCCTACAGCATGCGAATG TGAGAGATTTCAGCATAGACGGTCAAGCTATAAAGAGCTGCAGTATATCTCTGATGGTGATAGCAATGGTGTTATCTACTATGCTGGAACATCATTTGGAAAACATCAGTGGATGAATCCTGTGTTAACCAAG AATATCACTGTGGTGGCAAGCAGTCCAAATTCAAGGCACACAGATCCAAAGGCTTTGGTTTCAAAGAATTACCAG GGGACATGTTTTGCTGGGCCTTGTGTTGAAAATGGCAAGAGGGTTTCTTGGTGGATGGTAGACATCGGACAGGAGCACCAG TTGATGTGCAACTACTACACGGTGAGGCAGGATGGCTCCACAGCATTCATGAGGTCTTGGGCTTTCCAG GGATCCATGGACGGCCGGAACTGGACAAGCCTCCGTGTCCACGACAGCGACCCTACCGTCTGCTATCCAGGCCAGTTCGCCTCTTGGCCCATCGTTGGCCCGGCGGCCCTTCTGCCCTTCCGATTCTTCAGGGTCGCCCTGACAGGCCCTGCCGTCGGCTGTACGTGGAACCTCTGCATTTGCTTCCTCGAGCTCTACGGCTACTTCCATTag
- the LOC100192779 gene encoding Plastocyanin, chloroplastic-like, translating to MASLSSAAITAPSFTAAPARAVVSRRSFTVRASLRKATATAAVAVAASVLLAGGGAMAQEVLLGAGDGGLVFEPSQFTVKAGDTITFKNNAGFPHNVVFDEDEVPSGVDASKISQEEYLNAPGETYSVTLTVPGTYGFYCEPHQGAGMVGKITVN from the coding sequence ATGGCGTCCCTCTCCTCTGCCGCCATCACCGCCCCTTCCTTCACGGCCGCGCCCGCTCGCGCAGTGGTCAGCAGGAGGTCCTTCACCGTGCGTGCCTCTCTCCGCAAGGCCACTGCCACCGCCGCCGTGGCCGTTGCCGCCAGCGTCCTGCTTGccggcggcggcgccatggcccagGAGGTGCTGCTGGGCGCAGGCGACGGCGGGCTCGTCTTCGAGCCCAGCCAGTTCACCGTCAAGGCCGGCGACACCATCACCTTCAAGAACAACGCCGGCTTCCCGCACAACGTCGTGTTCGACGAAGACGAGGTGCCGAGCGGCGTCGACGCCTCCAAGATCTCGCAGGAGGAGTACCTCAACGCGCCAGGCGAGACCTACTCCGTCACCCTCACCGTGCCGGGCACCTACGGCTTCTACTGCGAGCCGCACCAAGGAGCAGGAATGGTCGGCAAGATCACAGTCAACTAA